The following nucleotide sequence is from Anguilla rostrata isolate EN2019 chromosome 3, ASM1855537v3, whole genome shotgun sequence.
CTTTTAATCAAAGCTGTTTTCTCCAGGGTGCAATTTTCACCTTTTTTGTTCTGAGCCAGTGTGCAGAAGACACCTTTGTAGCCACAAATAGCACTCGGCAATAACCTGGATTAAGAACTCGgtctcatttttctttctccccctggAAACGGAAGGGTTATCTTTGCTGTAATAAAGTGAtggaagataaaataaataaggcacCAAGAAGTATATTTCACACATAATCACGTTGAAGACGTGGGACCAGATGTAATGGCAACACATTATTTTCGGCACCGTTAATGAATATGCGATGCGTTCATTACAAAGCAATTaacaaattatgaaatgaaGGACAGGTATTGTACTAAATTCGTGCTGTTAATAATGCACGGAGGGACCAGGCGCAATTCAGGTGTGCTTAAAACAGGCCTCGCACCAACGCCGTCCTATATCTGTCCAGATATTTCAACTGCAAGGTAGAGTCTGGAACTTACCGGACATCGGCACAGACATGGACCTGAAAAATTGTTCTACCCATAGacatatatgtctatggttCCACCACGTTAGGAAATGTAACCGATCACCTTTGGAGAGTTTAATGAAACATTTACGGACTCGTCATTTCCGGTCACGGGTTAAAAAAGGGCGTGCAAAATTAGAGGTaatctttgaaaatgtatgcCCAAGAGGTACATATCTttattatttcaacaaaatttcagtaaaatgttaagGCTGGTTACATCtaaaaatgaaagccagcatAAATGTTTGAATGTCTGCACATTCCAAGCATATGTCAAACCACACTGTTTGCAGTGGCTGCTTGGTCTGTCTAGTGCTTTCAACTACGGCATTTTCCTGGATCTTCTCAGTAAATGACACTGTGCCAACTTTTTGCTGAGGTGTGATAATTTCATAGTCAAAATTGGAGATTGTCACTATGCAAAAACGTACAGTGGCtaattccatttgaaaaagaaaaaaaacctgagttCCCCACCTTTTAAATTAGTGGGCAAAATTGTGCTTTGCAATGGTCAATATAACCATCAATGGCAGTAGCTGTGTTAAGCCACTATGTTTATGGTACAGATCAACAACCTGCTGTGTTTGTCCTCCACACCCCTTCCTCTCTGGACAGAAAGGTGCTGCAGGTGGCTGCGAAATGCCATGGGAactgagtgacatcacagcgggAGGGCTGACCTGCAGTTAACGTAGGGCTTGAGCAGGTATTGTCCCTGCATGTCAAACATCCACTGAAACAGTGATCCTCTTACATCCGCTCAGCAACTCTGGTCACACAGAGCAAGCTGTCCCACTTTCACCTCCCCCCTCAgacacggggggagggggttggaggTGTGACAGGAGTCTTCCATGGGGCAAATGTTGCTAATCAATCCATCAATCAGCGTTCCTTCACAGGCTTGTTTTCCCCAGCCAAACACCATCTCAAATCACCTTCAGTGTTTTCAGTATAGACACAGTGAAAGTGTAGAGGTGGTGGTTAACTTACTTGGGTCACATAGTGGTAGTTGGACTGGATTGAGGGCTTGACTCCatcaaacacatttaacatttaagaaataatttatgttttaattttagttCCATGTCACAAATGGACagacacaatttttttgttcacagaACTGATCATTTGTGAGCATAATtaatatgataaaaaataacatgttcCATcaagaagacaaagaaaaaaaagaagaggaataAGAAGAAAACAATCCACATACACAACCTGTTTAGACTTGTGGAAGGGCCACTATCCATTGTGAGTCACAAATCTGTACATCTTCTCATCATATATTTATCCTCCAGGCTACTTTATAACCTGGAGGATAAATGTATGCacctgaaattattttctttcctcaCCTCAAACCCCAGTGAGGATTGCCCTGGGAGGAAATGATCTTTTCTCATGTACCTGTGGCAAATCTTTTCTCCTGTACCTGTGGCAAAGATTCTAAGTCCTGCTTCCGATTGTTGGTCAGCTTACCATCAAAACTGACAcacaaaatttaattaatgcaatAGTTATTTAATGGGTCCAACATATTGTTTTATATCCCTCACCATTCCAGTTCTACATTTtatcatataaataaaaattgacagTAAATTCTCATATAACCAATACAGACTAGAAATAAGGCAGAGGACAATCACGCTGAAGAGGTGGCAGTATGCTTATATAATTCAGATAttcattgcattattttaacaCTGCGTATGCTAAGCTATTgctgaaaatgtaacattataacttagaattattttgttatttgttaccACTTTTGCAGATAATTCTGTACAATTCTGAAATTTCTATATTCATTTTAGCTATATGTGTAAAAATAGAGATGACAAAAGATAAAATGCCCTTTAAAGGGTAGTTCTCtttctgtttataaaaaaaaaatcaaaaaaaaatcgTTGTAGTGTATATATTTGAGTAGCCCAATTTTTGTATGCAATGAAGGATAGCTTATATTTACCAAAGTTACTGACAACCTGCTGACATTATGATGGTTTGAATAGGGCAATAGGGTGTTCTTGTCATAAAGCAGGAAATAGCTCTTCAAATAACTCAAAAGCAGCTTTTTCAGTAACATTATGCCTCTAGTTCTAGTACAAGTCTATATTacccaattattttttaaaacattgaatcatattttaatttagaaCTATTTCCTATGGTGTAGCTACCTGTGATTGCTGCACTCAAGGAAAGaagtataaaaataatgtttgttttcaattgAACAAATGCTGTAAATTCATGTGTTCATAACAGGCTCTGGAAAAATAACTTCACTGTACGAGCttctttggagttacttgaagcGGATTTTCTTGCTTAAGACCACAAACCCCCCTTTTCTGTTCCCATACCAGCCATTACAAAGTTGGCAGGGCATCATTAAGtgatatgaatatataaaatataataggGCACAAAAAATCtcaacaaaccaaaaacatacacaaaaatataagaataatatttttaaaaacctatgtaaaataatgtaatctTCACTACCCTGTTCTTTCATCTTGGTCCACTGCTGCACTCCAGTGGTCATATTGCAGAACTACATTAAGTAGTTTACATTTTCATGGACAACATTGTAGCACTTGTAAAATCAAACATTCCAACAAAAATGGTTTAGTATTGCATATATAGTGCAGTCTGTAATTATTTAggaagtgacacattttttgttgttttgtctctgtactccagcacagtgaatatgaggcacaagaaagctaacaaaaggtctagagttaaTTATAAATGTAGAACTCACATCTTTAGTCTGTTACTGTTGTCTTTCAACCTgaagaccaaagaagtgtcaatgccagtaaagcaggacATCATGCGACATAGCCAAAAGATTAGATatgcaaaataaacagtttgtTACACTGTTAAGgtgcaagaatgcactggtgagctcagcaatagcatgCAAAATAGTAGACTATGGAAAACCACTGTAGtgaatgactgaagaataattttaattatgaagAAAAATCCCTTTTCCATTGTCGAACAGATCAAGGACACTCTCCAGGATATAGGCATAGACGTGTTAAAGAcgaccataaagagaagactacaccagcataacctcagatgGATCACTGCAAGAAGCAAACTACTAGCtggcacttcaccttgcagcaggacaatgaccatAGACAccctgctaaagcaaccaagaaggaccaaaatgtgaaatattcttgactggccaagtcaatcacacAACCTGAATCTAACTGAACACGTTTCACTCgttgaagacaagactgaaggcaaaatgcccccaaaacaaacccagaaattaagatggctgcagtacacaCCTGGCAAAGCATCACCAAGGAAACCCAGTGTCTGATGACGTCTATGGGTCGCAGACTCCacgcagtcatcaaatgcaaaggattttcaCCCAAGTGCTAAGATTTTAAGATTATGTTGATTGGTCCAATTACTTTTGTCCAAAATACAGGTAAATTTCCTCCATTAATTACTTGGATTGGACATTAGACTGCATTGCCTGGTTGGGACCACAAACTGGACTGGTACAAATAATCTGACAATCgaacatctggcaaccctagctgCAAAGCCAGAGGTAActttacttacaggtccaacaagACCGCTCCACttcacttttcatccccttggcaaacttcagctgacgccaccatagaaaagcaattccaaggttaactctagttcttgaatgttagcttgtcttttttctttgctaTATCTGGGCCATTAcagctgctagctagctatagcaacTAACACTccgatcccaaaccacaggctctgtcgTCCACACCCAACCCTCCCCACAGAGAAGTGCGCCACGTCCAGAAACATCCCtaacacatttcagaataacaaataaaagtaAGGGTGCACAAATTCGAAGATGtgaaagtgatatggtcagatgagtcatccttcaccatattctcgtcAAGTGGGCGTGCGGaccacagggcatgaggggtcactgaatggtttgatgagtatgaaaatgatgtgaatcatatgctatggccttcacagtcaccagatctcagcCCACTTAAatacctatgggagattttggaccgacagcgctctccaccaccatcatcaaaacaacaaattagGCAATATCTTTGGAAGAATGgagttccatccctccagtagagttccagagactgaAGCAGTTCTGGAGGCTCGTGGTGGCCGAACATTTTATGTTGttctttcctttaatttgtgacctgtgtatatatatatatacacacacaccacacacatatatatatatatacacataataaaaaaattaaaaaaactagtGTAAGCTTGATGCTTGAACACGTCAACAAAGTGTTCTAAAATTAATCAGGCATGTGGCATGAAATCATTTAGCAAGAATCAAAACTAAAAGAATACTATTTATTTTGACTTGATTTTGAGAACAGAAGATTGAACCAACATAATTTACAGAAAACAGGAGGGGCTCGTTTCATGAAAGCAGTATGCCAGTGTTTCATTCTCGATTTGTGAATAATGTATCAAAATGggtttcacaaaaaataataaaataaaacaatgtatcgTTTGTAGATCATAATACATTTTCTACCACTCCAGGGTTACAACAAATCCACTCTTCACGAGATGAGTTAGTGGAAAGAAATTCTATTGTCTTCGTCAAATGCTCCAACAAGTTGATCGCATATGAGCTTGCATGCTGTATTATTTTGTGAAACGAGCCCTATATTCACATTCAACATTCTGATACAACATTTAACGTTCTGATataacatttcacttaaagTGAAAACGGCACGTCGCACATTTGATTTTCAACACACATCAATATGCATGctaaacaaatgcattcacaagcacacacacaaattcaaatcCTTGGATTAAAACATGACTAAAACACTGATTCAAAAGTGCCTGAGTGCTGAATATGCACAGTTTTCAAATCTACACTTATAAGTGCGTTTTGTTTCTAGTTTTAATACAAAAActgatacaaaaataatacacaggtaaataaaataaaataaaatcattgtcGCTAATGAGTTGTCAGCAGGTCGAACACTCTTTGTCAATATACTGCTGCACCTTAAATGGGAAGTCCTGCATGTAATTCCATGTCCAGACCTGGAGCAGTCTTAAATGTGTCCATGTCCCCATTTCACCGAGACAAGATTTTCactgcatgttaaaaaaacTGACAAGCCAGCGTACAAATAAACCCACTCCTGGGCACAGTAGGCTTCACCACATGCAAATATTCAGTGGGGATGAATGAAtctcttgaaaatgaaaactaccATGTTTAAGgagaaataatacaaatggcAAGCTCAATAATAACGCGCTTATACAGAATATCTTTGGCTCGTAGACAGGACTGCTACAGATGCTCCCATCTCCATTACCACTGTAATAGAGGAACTGGAGAAATGTGTGACAGTATTCTGACAGTGCACAAGGCACGCACAACAAACACTCATTTGATAAACAACGCATAGGAACCTTCCAAACCGCGTTCGGCTCGCGAACGGCTGCAGCTCCAGCCATCAGCTTCCtgtgacagacaggcacagaaatgAGAGACGGTCCATTAGCCGAGTACAGATGTCGGCCACGTTCAGGGGGGTCTCTCGACCTGGATGACTGCTCAAGCTGCTGTCGGAGTTATACGTGTGAAGatttcacacaggaagtggagcgGACTTGTACGGCCTGGTCTGTACCGGCTCTGGCCTCGGGGTGGTAGGGTTCCAGGTTTGTCCGGCGCGGGGTTGCTCCGTCAGTGGGGGAGTTGGCGGGATCAGCTGGGGGTCAGCTGTGGCGCGATGGGCGACGGGCGGAGGGCGAGCCCAGGCTCCTGCTGCAGGAGCCTGTACAGGAGCTCCTCCTTTTCCTGGCTCAGCTTCTGAATCAGCAGAGCCTCTTTCCTCAGGGCCTCCTGTAGGCTTTGCTGCTCCTTGGACAGACGTCTGTGGGGTAAGAGATGAGGATTTAGAAGAGTTCTAACAGCAGACACACCCTAGCTTTCAGCGGTAATGCTACCATTTATGCTTTTGttacatttaacaaacaggAATCTGGAGGCTGCTTGCCCCTGAGCCACTGGCGATGAGTCAACCAGCAATTCCCAGGCTATGACTTTGATGGTTCAGAGACGATGGTCCCAGAGAATCATTGAGAGACACGGTTTTTTCATATTGAACATAAGAAAACCAGCTATGCCCATCTATTTGTGTTCAGTACATTGAATCCCCTCTGGTGGAACCTTGCTGACACAAGGAATAGTTTCTCATTCATAAATAACGGGAGTACAATGACACAGGTATGCAAGCCGAGTTACATCTTTTGCATTgaaagtgtgagagaggaaaaacaggCTCATACTGGATCAGGGTTTGATGGCTACTGATGCGGGCCTCCAGGTCTTCATTCTGCTGGAGGACATGTTTCACTTGGTCCTCCATGGTGCTATTCTTCTCCACCTGAATCGGAAAAAACAAGACAGAGGCATCATCACAAATCAGACTTTGGATGACCAAgagttgttttcttttaaaatttatacaaCAAACTTAATTCAACAATATTGTGTGAGAGCAATGAATCATCAGATTCATCACTAACTTGGAATGAGGTACAGTATCCCAGTGTACACAAAGCacagtgaaaattattttctgtgctcACCACAGACTACTCTTACAGTGATTTGTTAATGAAAGCAGAAGGGGTTGCGGGAGACTAGCCAAGGCTGAGAGACGCACAGGGATAGTTAAGAGCCCAGTCTGTAAAAGACTGCTCCAGCTCAGACACCTACCAGCACttcagcctgctgcagcttcctcCACTGATCCTGCAACTTCTTACTCTTCATCTCAATGACAAACAGCAGGCTCTCCAGCTCCTGTTCCCAGAATGCCCCAGGGCTTCCTTGTGCCTGGGCAGACAAAGGGACAGGTTAAAAGATCGTATGGAGGAAGGCCTGTTGCCACACGCTGCGGGTGACGTGCAGACTCTGCATGCCTAATGAATGGCTCGTGGAGGGAAATGCGACACCCCTGCGCTCACACCCGTAATTACCCATCATTATCTCGACACGCTAAACCAAAATAACCCCTCAACCTTAAAGACAACagcctcacaaacacacaaccgcCCATGCAACATTGCCATAGAAACATCACATCTCCACCATGCTACACAAACTTCGAGACTATCATCTCTGCTGAGGCATCCCGGTCTCATCAGACCAATTAGCGGGTTAGACAAGCAAGACAAATTTTGAATctgctatgcaaataaacaagCTACGGTTCCGTTGAGTTGTAGCCGAAGGCTCATCCGGCGCTGGCGCACCTGAATGTTCCGCTGCAAGTCCCTCTTCAGGCTCGACTCCTCCACACTCCGCTTCAACTCGTTAAACAGCTTCAGGTCTGCAGTCAGCTCGTCTACCTTCGCCTGTAGATAAACACAACTTGAGTGACTGCTCAAACAGGAACACTCTGATAGTTTACACGTAACCCCTTGTTTTTATAATT
It contains:
- the ccdc69 gene encoding coiled-coil domain-containing protein 69, which gives rise to MGCCSSSVCSGVFRKKTKNEGKKGKQDCKEINSLQDGSSKVPLEELGPSLEKLHEQYEQQFRALQQALKAAGTKEREKLLQTHSQQLSRLLWDITEKVKADTTADLNMVYEKKLMTNTEEHQIRTEELKKAHDQEKKSLREDFEAGQASLQAKVDELTADLKLFNELKRSVEESSLKRDLQRNIQAQGSPGAFWEQELESLLFVIEMKSKKLQDQWRKLQQAEVLVEKNSTMEDQVKHVLQQNEDLEARISSHQTLIQRLSKEQQSLQEALRKEALLIQKLSQEKEELLYRLLQQEPGLALRPSPIAPQLTPS